The nucleotide sequence GTCGAAGAGAAACTTACCATTCTCGAAAACCATGGCCATAGGTGCGCACTCGTACAAAATACGAAGCTTGCCCTTGGGGCTCTTCTTGTCGGCGGGGTAGGCAAAGATGCCGCCATATAGGAGGGTACGGTAGGCGTCCGCCACCATGCTGCCGATGTACCTGGCGCTGTAGGGCTTTCCGCTCTTCTCCTGGGGGTGCTTGAGCGAGCTAAAGTACTCCTTGACGTGGTCCTCCCAGTAGAGCGAGTTACCCTCGTTGACCGAGTAGATGGCGCGGGACTTGGGCATGCGCATGTCCGGGTGAGTCAGGATGAACTCACCAAAGGCGTTGTCAAGGGTGAAGCCGTTGACGCCGCCGTTCTTCATGGTCAGGACCAGCTGGGCCGAGGCGCCGTACATTGTGAAGCCGGCGGCCAGCAGCTCGGAACCGGGCTTGAGGATGTCCTCCTTGGAGCCGGTGGAGCCCTCGGCCAGCTTGTGGATGCCAAAGATGGTGCCGACCGACACTCCGGCGTCGAGATTGGACGAACCATCAATGGGGTCGCAGGCCACGGCGTACCGGGCGctgccgttgccgttggtgaagaagatgatctcctcctcctcctccgacACGAGCAGGGCGCACTTGCCCGAGCTGCGCATGGCCTCGATGAAGAGGTCGTTGCCGATCACATCGAGCTTCTTTTGGTCATCGCCTGTCGTGTTGGAGGAGCCGGCAAGGCCGGTCAGGTTGACGAGGGTGGCGCGGCGGATGTAGTAGGCGATGGCCTTGAAGGAGAACTGGAGGGCGTGGCACAGCAATCTGTATGGTCGGGAGCAATGCTGCGTGTTAGTGTGTGCTCGTGCGTGCATGGCAGGTGAGGGGAAAGCTATAGGTAGGTCGGTACGTACGTGAAGTCTCCAGTGGCCTCCTTGTGCTTTGCTTGCTCCTCAGTCAGGAAGCGCGTCAAGGTAACGATGTTGGTGTTGACCTTTTCCGTCTCCGGGCCATTGTTCGAGTccgccatttttttttcagaaTATGACTGGCAGCTTAGCCAGAGGGAACGAAGCCGTTTGGGTGTGTGGCGAAGAGCAAGATACGTAGGTAGCACAAGCTGAACACTTCTGGGGTTTCAGACACCTGTATACTTTGGGTAAGGTAGGGAGGGGCGAGCCGGTGAAGAGACGGTGGGGACGAGGTTGTCAAGACGACTTGGTTCGTATGGAGAAGCTTAATGGAGCTATGGGATGTCCTGGGTCACGAGGGCAATCGAATTGGGAACTAAGTCTGATGACTAGGAGGATGCCTAGAATCTATTCATAGACTACCACGTAGTAAGGTATAGAGCCAATGCTTCCGAGAAGTGAGGAGTAGAGTGAATAGGGAAGTAGAGGTAGCTGGgtatgtaggtaggcaggtaagtGAAACCATGAAAGTCTACAAAGATACAAGATCAATTGAGAAAAGGGAAGGGGAGGAAAGGAAATAATCGGACGAAAAATATGtgcgaaaagaaaagaaccgGGAACCACGAGACCTCATTCTTATGTAACTAAATCTCCAACCGCCCGCCCGAGCTTCCGGTGCTAAATGGACATGACGATATGTACGTGTAAATGCAGCACGAGACAAAAGTCGACTCCGTTCCACCCCGCGTGTCGGGCCCCCGCGCCCCGCCGTTTCTGATGCAACGGCCGGCGTGCGGGCTATTTCGTTCCAGCTGGGTTGCTTTAGCTATGACGGTTATTCGAGGTTTAGTGCCGCCCTGATCCGATCGACAATGCGGCGTTCCCGGCAGTGCACTTGCTGCTATGTACACTACAGAGCATGCTAGTATTATACCGTCCATCAAATCTGATGACTGAGATTGTGAATCAATTTTTCCATTGTTCAACTACCGCAAAACAGACATTATTCCTCTCAGCCGTGGAGGCACGACTGGAGAAGTTTCGGCCATGTAAATCAAAGAACCCCACCTTCCCGGGCAAAGCCGGGATGACGTACAAAAAGGAGTTAGCTCCACCGGGCATACGGACCAGTTCATCATCGGCGACAACCCCGAGCAATGCAGCGTGAAGATTAATTACTGAGAGTCTGGTCTGGGATGTTGTAGATGCCCACCTACCAGTACTAATGCTCTTTGTGTCTGAAAGGCTTTGGCTGTATGTAGACTTGGGGGATTTTGTGGTACGGTGTTTCTACGGCAATTTGAAAATCCGATGGAGTTGAGATTTAGGAAGTAGGATTGCCGTACCTGAGGTTCGTATAGGTACGGTACATAACATAAAACGTTTGTACGTTCAATTTCATTGCATCATCTACAAGCATGGGCTTCCTCGGGATGGTAATTAACGGCGTGTAACAAAACGTACTTCGTAGGAGTGGTCTGAACAAGCATCTCTCGGATTGATCAGGACCAAAAAGTCGCGTAATTAAACACGCAAGTCTCCCTTCATGCCGCGAACCTCGATGTCTTTTGCCGAGCCTTCGTCCCTTGCGACAGCATACTGTGTGTGGGCAGGCACTTTGCTGGTTACGCGACCCCACACGTGCACAGATGCTTGACATGCGCCTGTCCTCAGCCTGAACCTGAACCTCGGCATGTGCGACGGCACCGCGGCGTGCAGTCCAAGAACCTCCAGGTCTTGGCGGCTTGTTGATGTTCCAAACGAACCATTGCGCAACCGTCTCTTCTGCCGGTTAAGGTTCTGCATACGGTACATATCTGCTGTCTCCTCGGGCCAAACGACAACCTTTTAATTATCTTCAATTGAATACTTGGCCTGCTGACAGCAATTTGGACTTTGATCTTGCAGAATTACTGCACCATCGCCAATCGAGAACGATCGCATCGCAGAAAGCAAGCCATCCGCAACTACCGAAGTCCGCATATCCAGAATCCAAAGTAGAGGAGAAAAAACCCGGACACacaacaaaacaacaaaccaaatagcccaaaatggtcgccGACGCCCTCGTATACCACCCCACGGTGTCGCACTACCTCAAGTTCGTCGCCACGACCGTGGGTCGCGACAAGGTGCTGCGCGTGATCCAGTACTTTGCCCGCTTTTACGCCTGGTACCTGTTCCGCACCAACGGCACGCCCGGCGAGATCGCCCCCTGGGCCGCCATCAAGAAGCAGTTTGGCCTCGTGCGCAAGTTTATGCGCGTCGGCAAGAACGTCGAGCACctgcgcgccgccgccgtcgccgctgACGCTAAGACTGCCGACCCCGTCGTGCGCTACACCACCGTCGGCCGCCAGCTCGGCTACGCCGGCTACCTGACCTTTGACGCGGCTACCgtgctcgacgccgccggcaTCAGACCCTCCAAGAACGCCGCCAGGCTCGGCAGGGAGGCCTTTAGATTCTGGGCCTTTGGCTTGACCTTTAGCATCGTCGGCCAGCTGTACGCTCTGTGGAGGCTGAAGGAGCGCGAGGCCAGGGTCGACCGCAAGGAGGGTGAGGGTGTTGTCGAGGGCAAGAGGATCGCAATGTTAGTACTTCACGTTTTGAAACTACCGAGACCATACCCGTTTTGTGCAAGTTTAGCAGCTAACCATGGTGGCCAACTACAGTGAGAGGGCGGCCGCCCGCACCCAGCTCATCTCTGACCTGTGCGATCTGACCATCCCGACATCGGCTTTGGGCTGGATTCCCTTTGACGATGGCATTGTCGGTATCGCTGGTACCGTGAGCAGCTTGATCGGTGTCATGGCACAATGGAAGAAGACCGCATGAGTGGCTGCTCAAACCGGTCTTTCAGGTGTTGGCGCAGAAGTGGTTTCCCGGTGATATTTGGGGGGGGAATGGGGGGCTCTACGAGAATCAAAGTTTGGCGAGTTGAAAATTGTTCGATAATATTTGGGTTCAACACTTTGGTTGCTTTGTCGCATTTGGAAACTTGACAGCCCGTCCTCTATATTCtattttgttcttcttgtaagccagcacctacctgtctacAGTATGGATTGTATATTATAATCGATCGATTGCTTTTTTGAGTGGTCTGGTGCTTCCTCATACCAGCAGGTCTCGTGTGTCTACGGAGTACCGATGAAAGCCAACGGCCAAGCAAAGATATGAAGCCGGAAAGACAACTCTCCGCATAACCTGGGATCAATCCAGATTCGAGCCGCTATCGTAAGTTGTCTCAACCAGTAGCCGATGGCTTTGCTTTAAATCAGTTCTTTAGGAGGCGTTGAGTCGATTCAGACTCCAAACTCGGAACCTGGACCCCTGAAAATCAACAGTGAGTCACTTTCACTTGCAAATGACTGGAAGAAGGGCGAGCTCGAGTGTGCCCCACCGTAGATAAGGCCAATGACTGCCCCTCCACGGCGCAACCCAATTCCATCCTCAATTCCAATATCAAAAGCGACACTGACCCCGCGAAGACAAACGTGTCTGGAATTTTTGGCCAGACAGAAACGATTTCTCCTTCATCCGGATTTATTGATTGAGGCCAATTATACCAAAACTACAACAGATAGACTCCTGACTGGGAAATCTTTTCCTGCCACCAATACCCCTCACTCCCAGCCCCAACGCAATGGCTGCATTGCAGGAGCTCGCCGATCGGACTAAGGCCGAAGACAATGTCTACGTCGACACCGATGTCGGTGTTGACGGCAACGAGGCCGACGGCTCCGAGCAGAAGCCCTACAAGTCTCTTGGCTACGCCTTTATCCGCAACCATGGCCTGCCCACCAAGACATACCAGATCCGCGCTTCTACGACGGGCGCCCTGGGCCCTGACGAGGAGCCCTCGACCCGCCTGATCTGGAAGGAGCCGGCCAAGAGCGCCGTCAAGAAGGCCCAGTCGATGCTAGACGCGCACAAGAAGAAGCTGCTCAAGGCTGAccaagccgccgccgccgaggaggagctgcGCCAGAAGCGCCTCAAGAACCTCGAAGACGCCAAGAACATCAAGATCACCGAGGACCCCTCGCTTCCACCCGCAACAAGGGTCGAGCTGTGGCAGAAGGACCTGGAGCTGGGTGAGGGTGATAACAAAGGCCCGAGGGTCAAGGTGTTTGGCCGCATCCACCACCTGCGTGTCCAGAAGCACGCCACCTTTCTGACGCTCAAGAGCGGCCCCGATCAGCTGCAGTGCATTCTCTCTGGCGACCTCACCAAGACGTACGAGGCTTTGCTATTCGCCCAGGGCACAGCCCTCTTCGTCTACGGAGAGCTCCGCAAGGTTCTGGACGGCAAGAATGCGCCCGACGGCCGCGAGTTGCAGGTCGACTACTACGAAGTCACGGGTCGCGCACCCGGTGACGCTGATGCCATTGCCAACAAGGTATCGTGGTCACAGGATATTTGGGAGTCGGACATGCTTGACAACAGGCATCTGGTTCTCCGTGGTGACCAGACCACGTCTGTGCTCACCGTCAGGGAGGCTGTCGAGCTTGCATTTATCAAGACTTTTGAGAGCATGAGGATCAAGAAGGTTTCGCCGCCAGCCCTTGTCCAGACCCAGGTCGAGGGAGGCTCAACACTGTTCAAGTTTGACTATTACGGAGAGGCTGCATATCTCACGCAGTCCTCTCAATTGTACCTTGAGACGGTGCTTCCCTCGCTTGGCAACGTGTACTGCATTGAAAAGTCGTTCCGTGCCGAGAAGAGTCTTACTCGTCGTCACCTGTCAGAATACACCCACGTGGAGGGTGAGCTGGACGGGATCAACTTTGAGGACCTCCTCGTCCACATCGAGGAGGTCATCTGCCGTGTCGTGGACAGCGTCCTCGACAACCCCGAGGTTGCACGCCACGTCAAGGCTCTCAACCCCGACTTCGTCAAGCCCTCCAGACCCTTCATGAGGATGAAGTACAGCGACGCGATCGACTGGCTTAACGCCCAAGATCCGCCGATCCTCAACGAGGAGGGCCACCCTCACGTGTTCGGCGACGACATCGCCGAGGCTGCCGAGCGTAGGATGACCGACATCATCAACAGGCCAATCCTCCTCACCCACTTCCCCGTCGAGATCAAGGCCTTCTACATGAAGAAAGACCCCAACGACCTCCGGGTGACCGAGAGTGTCGACGTGCTCATGCCCGGCGTTGGTGAAATCGTGGGCGGTTCGATGAGAATGGAGGGCTATGAGGATCTGATGGCGGCGTTCAAGAGGGAGGGTATCGACCCGGCACCGTACTACTGGTACCTGGACCAGAGGAAGTATGGCACATCGCCGCACGGAGGATATGGCCTTGGTCTCGAGCGCTTCTTGGCATGGATTGCGAAGCAGCACACTGTCCGCACCTGCTGCCTGTACCCTCGCTTCATGGGACGTTGCAAACCTTGATTTGAAGTCGATAATAGGACTGAAAAATAAATGAGGATACCTGCCTGCGTGTTTCTATGCTGGCATATTTGCTAATTCCGATGCCGTGCTGAGCA is from Pyricularia oryzae 70-15 chromosome 2, whole genome shotgun sequence and encodes:
- a CDS encoding fructose-1,6-bisphosphatase, which encodes MADSNNGPETEKVNTNIVTLTRFLTEEQAKHKEATGDFTLLCHALQFSFKAIAYYIRRATLVNLTGLAGSSNTTGDDQKKLDVIGNDLFIEAMRSSGKCALLVSEEEEEIIFFTNGNGSARYAVACDPIDGSSNLDAGVSVGTIFGIHKLAEGSTGSKEDILKPGSELLAAGFTMYGASAQLVLTMKNGGVNGFTLDNAFGEFILTHPDMRMPKSRAIYSVNEGNSLYWEDHVKEYFSSLKHPQEKSGKPYSARYIGSMVADAYRTLLYGGIFAYPADKKSPKGKLRILYECAPMAMVFENAGGQAIDSNMKRMLDVVPEHIHDRSGIFMGSWDEVEKVKAYHK
- a CDS encoding peroxisomal biogenesis factor, coding for MVADALVYHPTVSHYLKFVATTVGRDKVLRVIQYFARFYAWYLFRTNGTPGEIAPWAAIKKQFGLVRKFMRVGKNVEHLRAAAVAADAKTADPVVRYTTVGRQLGYAGYLTFDAATVLDAAGIRPSKNAARLGREAFRFWAFGLTFSIVGQLYALWRLKEREARVDRKEGEGVVEGKRIAIERAAARTQLISDLCDLTIPTSALGWIPFDDGIVGIAGTVSSLIGVMAQWKKTA
- a CDS encoding asparaginyl-tRNA synthetase yields the protein MAALQELADRTKAEDNVYVDTDVGVDGNEADGSEQKPYKSLGYAFIRNHGLPTKTYQIRASTTGALGPDEEPSTRLIWKEPAKSAVKKAQSMLDAHKKKLLKADQAAAAEEELRQKRLKNLEDAKNIKITEDPSLPPATRVELWQKDLELGEGDNKGPRVKVFGRIHHLRVQKHATFLTLKSGPDQLQCILSGDLTKTYEALLFAQGTALFVYGELRKVLDGKNAPDGRELQVDYYEVTGRAPGDADAIANKVSWSQDIWESDMLDNRHLVLRGDQTTSVLTVREAVELAFIKTFESMRIKKVSPPALVQTQVEGGSTLFKFDYYGEAAYLTQSSQLYLETVLPSLGNVYCIEKSFRAEKSLTRRHLSEYTHVEGELDGINFEDLLVHIEEVICRVVDSVLDNPEVARHVKALNPDFVKPSRPFMRMKYSDAIDWLNAQDPPILNEEGHPHVFGDDIAEAAERRMTDIINRPILLTHFPVEIKAFYMKKDPNDLRVTESVDVLMPGVGEIVGGSMRMEGYEDLMAAFKREGIDPAPYYWYLDQRKYGTSPHGGYGLGLERFLAWIAKQHTVRTCCLYPRFMGRCKP